A portion of the Fusobacterium nucleatum genome contains these proteins:
- the hutI gene encoding imidazolonepropionase, translating into MQADLVLYNIGQLVTSRELDKTKKMDNIEVIENNGYIVIEKDKIVAVGSGEVLKEYLTPATEMVDLSGKLVTPGLIDSHTHLVHGGSRENEFAMKIAGVPYLEILEKGGGILSTLKSTRNASEQELIEKTLKSLRHMLELGVTTVEAKSGYGLNLEDELKQLEVTKILGYLQPVTLVSTFMAAHATPPEYKDNKEGYVQEVIKMLPIVKERNLAEFCDIFCEDKVFSVDESRRILTVAKELGYKLKIHADEIVSLGGVELAAELGATSAEHLMKITDSGINALANSNVIADLLPATSFNLMEHYAPARKMIEAGIQIALSTDYNPGSCPSENLQFVMQIGAAHLKMTPKEVFKSVTINAAKAIDKQDTIGSIEVGKKADITVFDAPSMAYFLYHFGINHTDSVYKNGKLVFKK; encoded by the coding sequence ATGCAAGCTGATTTGGTTTTATATAATATTGGACAATTAGTTACATCAAGAGAACTTGATAAAACTAAAAAAATGGACAATATTGAAGTAATAGAAAACAATGGATACATTGTAATAGAAAAAGATAAAATAGTAGCTGTTGGCAGTGGAGAAGTTCTAAAAGAATATCTAACACCTGCAACAGAAATGGTAGATTTAAGTGGTAAATTAGTTACACCTGGACTTATAGATTCTCACACTCACTTAGTTCATGGTGGTTCAAGAGAAAATGAATTTGCTATGAAAATTGCAGGAGTACCTTATCTTGAAATATTAGAAAAAGGTGGAGGAATTTTAAGTACTTTAAAATCTACAAGAAATGCTAGTGAACAAGAACTTATAGAAAAAACTTTAAAAAGTTTAAGACATATGTTAGAACTTGGAGTTACAACTGTTGAAGCTAAGAGTGGATATGGATTAAATTTAGAAGATGAATTAAAACAATTAGAAGTTACTAAAATTTTAGGTTATTTACAACCTGTAACTTTAGTTTCTACATTTATGGCTGCTCATGCTACACCACCTGAATACAAAGATAATAAAGAAGGTTATGTACAAGAAGTTATAAAAATGTTACCTATTGTTAAGGAAAGAAATTTAGCAGAATTCTGTGATATTTTCTGTGAAGATAAAGTTTTCTCTGTTGATGAAAGTAGAAGAATTCTAACTGTTGCAAAAGAATTAGGATATAAATTAAAAATTCATGCTGATGAAATTGTTTCACTTGGTGGGGTTGAACTTGCTGCTGAATTAGGAGCAACTTCTGCTGAACATTTAATGAAAATAACAGATTCTGGAATAAATGCACTTGCTAATAGTAATGTAATAGCAGATTTACTTCCTGCAACTTCATTTAACTTAATGGAACACTATGCTCCTGCAAGAAAAATGATAGAAGCTGGAATACAAATTGCTTTATCTACTGACTATAATCCAGGTTCTTGTCCATCAGAAAACTTGCAATTTGTTATGCAAATTGGAGCTGCTCATTTAAAAATGACACCTAAAGAAGTTTTTAAATCAGTTACTATAAATGCAGCAAAAGCTATAGATAAACAAGACACAATAGGTTCTATTGAAGTTGGTAAAAAAGCAGATATAACAGTTTTTGATGCTCCAAGTATGGCATATTTCTTATATCACTTTGGAATAAACCATACTGACAGTGTTTATAAAAATGGAAAATTAGTTTTTAAAAAATAA